CAGGGGCAAGATCAGACCATGGGGAGCACCGTGGCCGGCTACCCCGGGGCGGCGCTGGTCTATCGGCAGCAGGTGCTCTTCGCCATCGAGGGGGAGATGGTGCACGGCCACCGCAGTGATCAAGCCCTCGGCGAGGGCATCCAGCAGGGCCTGGCGATCAGGTGGGGCCCCCAGGGAGGGCACCACGCGCCAGCCCTCAGCGGCCAGATCCAAATTGCCGCTATCGCTGACCAAGTGCCACCAACAGACAGAGGCGGCGGGGATTTTCTGCTGGGGCCTGGCCTGGCGCAGCAGTGCCACCCCCTCGGCAGTGGAGAGATTCATCAGCACCAGCCGGCGCTGGGGATGGGCCGAGACCAAGGCCAGCAGGCTCTGCAGGGGAAGGGATTCACTGATGCGCAGGTCACCGGGCCAGCCGGAGCGCAGGGCCTGCACCGATTCCCGCACAAAACCGCCCGCGGTCAGTTCAGCCTGGCGGGGAGCCACCAGCAGTGGTGAGGCAGCCATGTCGCCCAGGGTCAGGCCCCGCTCCAGCAATGCCAAAGGAGGCATCCCATCGGCCCCTGCCAAGCCGACGGCCCCTGCGGCCAGTTGCTCTGCCTGGGGAGCAAGGTCTTGGTCGAGGCCATCGCAGCTGAAACTGCCCCAGAGCTTTAGCTGCATGGGCCCGCTTGGTTTCAAGCCAAGCCGCTCCGGCCGATCCCGCCAGTGCGGCCCCCAGGGCAAAAGGGCAACGGTGCCAAAACCACCGGCCGCAGCCGCCTTTTCCAGGCTGGTCAAGTTTTCGGCCCGGCCCCCAAAGGGGTCCTCCAGCACGCTGTGGGGGTCCACCAAGGAAGGGGCTAGCAGCCAGCCCTGGGCGTCATGGGCCCTCAAACCCTGGGCCTGGGCCTGCCCAGCGGCCTCCTCACCCCAAGCCACCAGAGCCCCATCCCCATCCAATAGGGCATCGGTGCTGATGGTCGGCTGGTCGGGTCCGCGCAGGAGATCTAACTGGCGCAGCCAAACGGAAGGATTCAAGGTTTAAAGGGCACCGGCAGCAGTGCGATCCAATACCCCCCCAAGATGGTTGGTCAAATTCATCGCGGCCACCACCGGCACCCCATCGGGGCCCGTGGGGTAGTCGACCACTGTCACGCCACCATTGCCCTGCTTAATTGCCCAGATATCAGCTGGGCCCAGGGTCAGTAGGGAGCAGAGAATCGCCTTATTGACCGCATCGTGGGCCACCACCAGGGCCGTTTCATGGGGATCAAGGCTGGCCGCAATCCCGTGCCAGGTGGCCAGGGAGCGGGCCCAAACATCGTGGATGGTTTCTCCTTCGGGCATCTGCACGGTTTCTGGTGCCCGTTTCCAATCGGCCAGTAAATCCGGCCATCCCTCGGCAATTTCCGCCTCCAGGCGCCCCTCCCAGAGGCCATGGCCAATCTCCACCAAACCCTTAGCGGTGGTTAGGGGCACCCCGGGATGGGCCGCAAGAATCGCCTCAGCCGTTTGCCTTGGCCTGGTCATCGAACTGCTGTAGGCCCGCTGAATGGCCACAGGCGACAAAAAGCCACTGGCGGCCTCTGCCTGGGCCCGGCCATTGGCATTGAGCGGAATGTCGATCTGGCCCTGGAAGCGACCCTCCCGGTTCCAGTCGGTTTCACCGTGGCGCACCAGCAGCATGCGGGCGCCCGGCCCCTTTGGCGGCAGGGGCATGCCCAGATGGCCCACACCATTTAGGGATTCCAGCTGGCAGGCCAGATGTCCCTCGGGGCCTGGGGCCAAATTGCAAACCGAGATCGAGGCATTGTCGAGGCGAAGACGCCTAAAGCCCTGAACTGGCAGACCCAAAAGGGCCAACAGCAGGCAGCGCAAGATGGCGTTGTGGCCCACCACCAGCACCGTGGTCTGGTTGATGGGATCGATGGCCTGGGGATGACGTTCGAGCAAAAAGGCCTTGAAGGCCAGGGCCTGCTCCATCAGCTCGGGCAGGGGCAAATAGCTAGTGCCGTCGCGGCGTTGCAGCTCGAGGGCCTCTGGGGCATGCCGCCATTGGCGTTCCTGATCCGGGTAACGCTCCTTCAGCTCGCTGCGGACCAGGCCGCTCCAGGGCTCCAAATCGATTTCCAACAGACCGTCCTGGAGGCTGGCCCCTAGCCCCTGGCCCTGGGCTGCCAAAAGGGTGGCGGCGGTGCTGGCAGCACGGCGC
This genomic interval from Cyanobium sp. WAJ14-Wanaka contains the following:
- a CDS encoding histidine phosphatase family protein, producing the protein MPLRIVLVRHGLSSFNVDHRIQGRDDLASLTEVGEAQAQATGQALADLVFDVAYSSPLRRAASTAATLLAAQGQGLGASLQDGLLEIDLEPWSGLVRSELKERYPDQERQWRHAPEALELQRRDGTSYLPLPELMEQALAFKAFLLERHPQAIDPINQTTVLVVGHNAILRCLLLALLGLPVQGFRRLRLDNASISVCNLAPGPEGHLACQLESLNGVGHLGMPLPPKGPGARMLLVRHGETDWNREGRFQGQIDIPLNANGRAQAEAASGFLSPVAIQRAYSSSMTRPRQTAEAILAAHPGVPLTTAKGLVEIGHGLWEGRLEAEIAEGWPDLLADWKRAPETVQMPEGETIHDVWARSLATWHGIAASLDPHETALVVAHDAVNKAILCSLLTLGPADIWAIKQGNGGVTVVDYPTGPDGVPVVAAMNLTNHLGGVLDRTAAGAL
- a CDS encoding dihydroorotase; this encodes MNPSVWLRQLDLLRGPDQPTISTDALLDGDGALVAWGEEAAGQAQAQGLRAHDAQGWLLAPSLVDPHSVLEDPFGGRAENLTSLEKAAAAGGFGTVALLPWGPHWRDRPERLGLKPSGPMQLKLWGSFSCDGLDQDLAPQAEQLAAGAVGLAGADGMPPLALLERGLTLGDMAASPLLVAPRQAELTAGGFVRESVQALRSGWPGDLRISESLPLQSLLALVSAHPQRRLVLMNLSTAEGVALLRQARPQQKIPAASVCWWHLVSDSGNLDLAAEGWRVVPSLGAPPDRQALLDALAEGLITAVAVHHLPLDGEEHLLPIDQRRPGVAGHGAPHGLILPLLWQELVVGRDWSAAQLWQVLSWGGSELLGQQPEQLTAGSKRWLLFDPCADWDWQPSQSLSLAANQPFGGSRLRGLVRASGLTSPADWALSA